TGCTAGTGTAATTTAATTCTATTATAAATCagattaataaaattatatatataaatgacaAGGAAGTCTtcttacaataaaaaaatacaaaGTCTTCCTACACATCTcattattaaatcaaattaataatattatatatataaatgacaAGAAAGTCTTCTTATAATAAATAAACACAAAATCTTCTTACACATCTCATTGTTAAATTAATAGCAAGGGTGTTCATAAATAACTAATCAAATGCTTAAAGCATTATGTGACTATAGTGGAAAGCATCCAAaatatgatatgtaattttattgaattattaatgTATGATATGAATGGAACCATAGGGTTGTGtaagattttcaaaaaaaaattattatctcattattttatgaaaattattaatttagttCGTTAGTCCAAGTTGGGATcgaaaaaattattatttaatagatattattaatttattaaatattaatttatagaTGTTTTACTATATCATGTATGGCAACTCTTATTCTTGGTTATTTGCCTTGAGCTGGCAATTATGCTTTACACCATGAACTAATGCCTCTAGTTGTTTGCTCGATTTAAAAGCTTTGATTTTTTAATTACTTTCTAATGTTGACGTTGTGTTTATCAATAATTATACAATATACATAATCAAATAATGAATATATACTTTTCATTTATGAAAacatttattcaaaaaataaagaattatTCAATCTTAACGAGCAGAATCTTTGCAAGTTTGAACTGATTCAGGATTTCAATCAAAACGAAATCTAATCTCTTTGCCAAAAATTAAACTCAAATCGAAacctttttctcaattcctatatAGCTCTACAAGATACTCCTTTCTCTACCGCATTTAGTAAACTTACTACTTTTACTCCTCTCTCCGCTTTTTCTTTTAGAAGGAACATTCCCAGTACGGAAAAGAGCATTTAAAACTAAAAGTACGTAGTTTACTTTTTCAACCAATAGAGTTGGTAGACTAAGATAAAATTGTTCCAGTGTTAATCGTCTTTCGTGCTGTTAAATTTTTCGTTTCTGAAATACAGCAGAGGACTCGTTATATAAAGAAATGATATATTTAGactctcaattttttttaaaaaaaaaaaaaaaaaaagactctcAATACTCGGGTGCCTAAACACTTCCCCAGTAACTACTGTAAACTTTTAGGGTCACCTCCCTTGTGGTTTGGCCAAATTACCATTACATCccctcaaattttaaatattacaATTACCCCCTTTGATTTGATAGTCCAATAACAATCATCCCCTCACCATTAAAAAACCAACGTGTAGTGACTGAGAAAGGCTATAGATTAATTTTGTATTTACCAAAATAACCCTAGCTCTTagcttttttttcaaaaaaagaaaaaatggaaaaaagaagtcaaaataGAAAAAGCATTTGTCAATTACAAACCATTGCCCTGCACATATTGGTTACTCATTTCTGTGAGGCTAAACCCAATGAAGCATCTAATGATGACCAAATGTTAACCAATCAGTTTGTTTAACTATTTGAAGGCTCCTTGGCAGTGGTCTGCGATGGGAAGATTTTGAGCGAAAAATCAAATGGGTTGAGAGACTCCCATCGATCCTTACTTTCCAATCTTTCTTTCGAAACCCAAAGAGCTTACGTCAATTTTTACAAACCTAAACTCCGAGGGAACCCCAAAAGCCGGTATCCTTTGAGGTCCCACAGGAGACTTATAACTACCAATCCAAACCCTCCCAACCCCGATGTGGGATACATCTAAGGGGATGTACTTTCCAATCTTTGATGCCGTCATTTCTGATTACTTTGATGTACATGCTGAGAATTTCTCATTTTACGTCAAAGTCCGAACTCTAGTTTTGGGTCATTTTATGATATTAATCACAATGGAATGGCCATGGGGATTCAAAATGAAATGGGTTTTGATGTTTTGGGTAATTGGATCTTGATTAGAGAATCCATTGatgtttttgcttttcttttttcctaatTCTTTAGCTGATTTGTGTCATATTTTCCATAAGGATTACTCTCTTGTATATGGATGATGATCTTGGGTggtaaaggaaaaaaagatcTGCCATTGATTTGGGATTTTTTGATAgcttttcaattactttttgtCAAATATAAGGCTAAAGTTTTActctaattaaaaattttgaacccaTTGAGCAAATTTAACTAAATTCCACCAATGGAAGATGGTTGCTAGAGGTGGCAGCAGTGGTGGAGAATGGCGGATCTGGTTGGACTGCTGCAACTGTTGCTTCCATTTGGGTCCTAATCATTATGGATGGTAgtctaaagttttaaaattagTTAGAAGGGGgtgaaaataaatataaaaaataaaaatgaatttcttaaaaatataaaatggcATTGAggtatttcaaatttacaaCATTTGTGGGCAAGTGGTCTTTTCACTGATTCCGTCCAAGATAATTTGACAGAAGTTACTTACAGGGAGTGTTGGTTATTTAGCCAAACCTCAGGGTTTATTTGGCGGTTTGGTCaaaactcaagggaggtaaatgtaattaacccaaacttttattattattcttaGAGATAATTGAAGAAATctccctgaggtttctaataGTTGCACTCACCTCCCCTACGATTTTGAAAATAGCATTGACTTCCGCTAAAATTAATGTTTTAATAGCAGATTTAGCCCATGTTACAAAAAGTACCATTCAAAAAGTCTTTTGAGAAGTGagataataattttatttcagtTGTATCCTTTTTGCCTCTTATGAGattgtattagtaaaagaatgaaATACATTAATAGTTAGAAACAATTAGTGAAACTCATGGGGATACAAGTGCAAAGAGAATAATTGCAACAGTAACAATTGGAAGAAACAACGAAAATTTGAGAGTCTAAAGCATATAAATTATACAACCAACTCCAAAAAAACTTTCCTTCACTAGTGTGCATAGAAGCTTctcaaaagtcaacaaaagtATTTTTTTCTATGATTAGTTTGCTAGCTAAAAGTGAAGTAGTGGTGCCAAAATAATGGCTTCATCAAGCCACTAGGAGAATCATGGAATTCACCAAAATGGCAAAGTTAGAACAACCAAATACCACAATCAACACACTACTCATCATCAATCTGATAATTACTTTGATGACTATTATTGTTGTACCTTTATTCTGCTTTCTCTCTCACCCGAATTTATTCTTGTTTCTTTCTCctgtatttttcttgtttttgcttCTCTTCTATGCAAATAATATAGTAATTGGATTGTTCTCTCAAATGATCTCAATCACAAAATGGCATCATATTGGAGCATCAATTTGTGCCATTTTGTGGCACCATTTTATAAGTGCACTTGCAATGCCTAATCAGGAAAGAAATAATCGCTAATCTTGTTTAATTAGTTACCATGAATTTATTTATTGTCCTAACTTTTTTGGCCCAAATTTGTTCACAGACAACCTTAAACTCTTAGGGTATAGAAGTAAGTTCATCTTATCTTTCTGtgctatttttaaaaatttttaaaaccttaggTTAGGTGAGTGTAACTGTCAAAAACCTCGGAGATGGTTTCTACAATTATCCCTTGTTCttattatcatcatcatcatattTTAACAAACGATAGTAGTCTATTTCTAGTCGGAGAACCTCAACTGAGCTTGTGTAGGAGCGTGCAGGGAGAGAACAGTCAAGTATATCATAAGATCAAGCAACTTAAATTTTGGAAGACAAAACATCCCGTCTGCAACCATACTAATATGAAAACAGCCCACCTTCCAAGCTGATCAACTTGACGACACTAGAAGTTAACACCGCTTGAAATAGCCACGGTGCATCCTTGGGTCATCACCCTTCCAATCGAAAAAATGATCGGGTATGATAGCTAATGATCTGCACATCGGGCAAGTATTCGTTTCTAGCAGCCGATCCTTAATACAATCTGCATGGAAGTCGTGCTCGCAATAGTAAAGATCAGCAATGCTGTCATTCATCTTATACTTTTCCTGCTCAATAGCGGACATAATCATTCAAAGGTAAGCACGAAAACTCAGGGAAAAGATGCAACGTGTAACAAAAGACGTGCTATTTACCATGCATATGCCGCACTTCTCCTGCTTGTCACTTGAACTTGTGGATCCTTTTGTGCCCAAGCCATTCGCTGATGGAGTATAAACTCTAGTCTTTAAACGACTAGAAATGGTATCTTCTGGAATCCCAGCTTCCTCTTTACGAATAAGTCCCTCTATGTGGGAACGGACCTCCTACAAAGTGAATTCGCATGAACTTACCATGTGCACTGcagttgtgtttggattgagggatttggcaaaaaatttgaaatattcTCAAATCTTTCTAGTTGTCTAGATTATTTATGAGGtataagaaaatttcacaagaTCCATGTTCTATTCTTTCTAACTGTAGTTAATTCTTGTAAAAACCTCCAAATGGGCATATCGTTAGACAGACTTTAATCTGCTTCTaacatatttaaaaaaaaaaaaaaaaaaaaaacgagaaTATAACATTTCTGAAACCTATCATTCTAGACAAAGCCCAACGCTTTCCTGCTAAGTATGTTTCCCATGAATCCTTCAATATCTTCCAAATCAAACTGAAGCTCTAAAAAAGATAAATTTGCTtggtttattattttttttgtgtaattttAGTTTCTATGATAACTGAAGCACTTTGCTATGTGCAAAGGCACTGAGACAGCACTCAAAGCTTTGCTTTcttcaaaaaataaagaaaacagaaaaagccATATTCGTTGCATCAAGTCCAAAGGCCAAATATGGATCATTACCTCCTCGGTTAAGTTTCCAAGACTCCAACCATTGTAAGCAATCGTGGTCAGATCTTCTATTGACAAGCAGGCCACCAAGTGCGACATTGTCATATCAGGAACTGCAACAGGGATGTAGTATTCGCTTGCCTTAACTTCATCTACATACTGCATATAATCTCATTGAAAACAGCATCAACAAACAGAAGGATCTAAAGAAAATCATAAACAGAAATAATACTCTAATTGGAGGTCAAGAATATCATCGAGGTGGGTCCTAATGATATTTAATTTAGACAAGTCACCTTCCTTATTAACATGATACAACACAGAACAAGAGCTACATAAAGCTAATAAGAGAATTCCAAAACGGATAGGGACAGGAGGATACTTTTTTTATTCTCTCGAGAGGGTCAGCTTCTTCAGAAGATGTATGACTGGATGAGTCCGCATCATGATTTCCTGCGTCTGCACTCGAGTCCCCATTTACCAAGCTTTCTCCCTCGTTGACAGTATTAACTTGAGTCCACAGATACTTTGAAATCAGACTAAATAACGTCTAGATTTTAAACATCAAAACATGCAACTGATAAGTGATAACACAGCACATGACCGACAGCTTACCTGCTACTTGGTCGTTTGATACTGTTCCCGTATAAACTTCTGGATTAGGCAATGCAGCATCCTCAGAGTCATTGTCATAATTGAGGACAGAAACACTAGAGGATCCATGATGACCCGCAAACGACTCTGAGATGTTGTTGTAGGAGTCCAAGCCACCAGAGATAGAGGTTGAGTCAGAAGGAAGATTACCTGCAAGATAAGTTTCATCGTCACACATCTTAACAACTTAATACAAGATACATAATTCAGCTTGGCCTGTGAAAAACTTATtagctccttgatggaactGTTTCAATGTCACATGAAAAAGCAACAAAGATGTCATAAAAGAACTTATCTTCTGGAAGAACCCACCTATATCAAGATCCTCTGTAGATTGTTCAGAACTCTGAACCACAGAATTATCTAGCGGGTTGCCACCACCACCAAGGCGTCTCCTCACTCTTCTCTCAGGTACTTCCGATGTAATCATGATCTCAGCAATGTCGTTATATACTTCACCACTCGCCGAAGATGGAGATGTAAGACCTTCTCCAATTGGCAACGTCgaattgccaaaaaaaaaaaaaaaatcggtttgtttggatagaaaattatttggaaattgtgttaggattaaaaaaaatggtttaaaagattaaaaaaaaaaaaaagagagagaaaaggtgTTTAAGAATCGTCGTTATGATtcaactaaaatttttttctattcAAACAAACAAAAGCCGTTACTTCTTAGCGCGGAGGAATAATACTTCAGTAAAACAAGGAGATGGAGAGACCAAGCTTCTACGTTTTCCGCCTGAAGATTTTGCATGTTAATAGTATTTGTTAAAATTGATGTTAGATGACATGCGACGAGGAAGAAGACGATTTGCCGGTCGAATCACAATGGGAAGGTTTTATAGGTAGGTATTCGGCTCCTATTTTATGTTTTTGCCCTTTAGGGAAAATAAGTTTTGGGCCAATTGGGCTTGCTTGTGACAAATTTCATGCTAGTCCACCCAGTTTGTCCTAAGATGTTGAATGACAT
This sequence is a window from Coffea eugenioides isolate CCC68of chromosome 7, Ceug_1.0, whole genome shotgun sequence. Protein-coding genes within it:
- the LOC113777925 gene encoding E3 ubiquitin ligase BIG BROTHER-related-like, yielding MITSEVPERRVRRRLGGGGNPLDNSVVQSSEQSTEDLDIGNLPSDSTSISGGLDSYNNISESFAGHHGSSSVSVLNYDNDSEDAALPNPEVYTGTVSNDQVAVNTVNEGESLVNGDSSADAGNHDADSSSHTSSEEADPLERIKKYVDEVKASEYYIPVAVPDMTMSHLVACLSIEDLTTIAYNGWSLGNLTEEEVRSHIEGLIRKEEAGIPEDTISSRLKTRVYTPSANGLGTKGSTSSSDKQEKCGICMEKYKMNDSIADLYYCEHDFHADCIKDRLLETNTCPMCRSLAIIPDHFFDWKGDDPRMHRGYFKRC